The Anguilla anguilla isolate fAngAng1 chromosome 4, fAngAng1.pri, whole genome shotgun sequence genome has a window encoding:
- the LOC118224532 gene encoding receptor activity-modifying protein 3-like encodes MDTNTLTVLKLFLVGIFVNTLMTSGLSATENINTKATVRPRVNICNDTVLLLEMEKCGEIFKSDMKLVDPQNWCNLTHFIREYNFFSTCTEDSAVHIGCYWPNPLVESYIIQIHKHFFSNCTLDRIIWVDPPDDTLTILILVPVVLTLAMIALVVWCSKRSDIMA; translated from the exons TGAACACCTTAATGACAAGTGGGCTGTCAG CAACAGAGAATATAAACACCAAGGCCACAGTGAGGCCCAGGGTGAACATATGCAATGACACTGTTCTGCTGTTGGAAATGGAGAAATGTGGGGAGATTTTCAAGAGCGATATGAAGCTAGTGGACCCCCAGAACTGGtgtaatttaacacattttatcaG GGAATACAACTTCTTCTCAACCTGCACAGAGGATAGTGCAGTCCACATAGGCTGCTACTGGCCCAACCCGCTAGTGGAAAGCTACATCATCCAAATCCACAAACACTTCTTCTCAAATTGCACCCTAGACCGAATCATCTGGGTGGACCCTCCAGACGACACTCTAACCATCCTCATCCTCGTCCCGGTCGTCCTCACCTTGGCCATGATCGCTCTGGTCGTGTGGTGCAGCAAGCGCAGTGACATCATGGCTTAG